A segment of the Serratia fonticola genome:
ATAAGGGGAATCCTAGCCCGGACGCTAAGCCGATCGTGCTGGTGGGGAAAGGGTTGACCTTCGACTCCGGCGGCATCTCGATCAAACCGGCCGATGGGATGGACGAGATGAAGTACGACATGTGTGGTGCCGCCACCGTGTACGGCGTGATGCGCGTGGTCGCAGAGCTGAACCTGCCGCTGAACGTGATCGGCGTGCTGGCGGGTTGTGAAAACATGCCGGGTGGGCGTGCCTATCGCCCAGGCGACGTGCTGACCACCATGTCCGGCCAGACGGTGGAAGTGTTGAACACCGACGCCGAAGGGCGTCTGGTGCTGTGCGACACCCTGACCTACGTAGAACGCTTCGAGCCTGAGCTGGTGATTGATATCGCCACCCTGACCGGGGCCTGCGTGATCGCTCTGGGGCACCACATCACCGGCCTGATGTCGAACCACAACCCGTTGGCTCACGAACTGATCGGTGCTTCCGAGCAGTCCGGTGACCGCGCATGGCGTCTGCCGTTGGCAGACGAGTACTACGAGCAGTTGGATTCCAACTTTGCGGATATGGCCAACATCGGCGGCCGCCCTGGTGGTGCTATCACCGCCGCGTGCTTCCTGTCGCGCTTTACCCGCAAGTACAGTTGGGCGCATCTGGATATCGCCGGTACCGCCTGGCGCTCCGGTAAAGCCAAAGGGGCTACTGGCCGCCCGGTGGCGTTGCTGTCACAGTTCCTGCTCAACCGTGCAGGTCTCAACGGCGACGATTAATCTACCCTTCATCTTTCAAGCTGCAGCGTTGTTGGCTGCGCTCGTTCACCCTGGGAACTGACCTAATTCAGCTCCCAGGGATTCCGAACTGGCCGCCTGGCTGCAACTTGAAACCTATTGGGTATATAATCTTTTCAGCAGCGCAGGAGTGGATATATCGCTCCGCGATCACTAAAGGGTGCAACCTGCGTGTTGTGCCCTCTATTTTTATTGGCAGCAGTGAATCACATGATGAAACAGGCAACGTTTTACCTTCTCGAAAACGACCAGCCTATTGGCACACTCAGTGCACATGAGGCTGTGGCCTGCGCGGTTGCCGCCGAAAGATGGCGCGCTGGCAAGCGGGTGCTGATCGCCTGTGAAAGCCAGGAGCAGGCCCAACGGCTGGACGAAGCGCTGTGGCAGCGCGAGCCCCACCAGTTTGTGCCACACAATCTGGCAGGCGAAGGGCCAAACTTTGGCGCGCCCGTCGAGCTGTGCTGGCCCGGCAAACGCGGCAATGCCCCGCGCGATCTGTTGATCGCCCTGCTGCCACAGTTTGCAGATTTTGCTACTGCTTTCCATGAAGTGGTAGACTTCGTCCCTTACGAAGACACTTTGAAGCAGTTGGCGCGCGAACGTTACAAAGCCTATCGCAGCGTCGGCTTCCATTTGACCACGGCTACGCCGCCAACTCACTGAACTTAGAAATAACAATGGAAAAGACCAACAGTCATCTCGATACCGCCTACGACCCGACACAGATCGAACAGAAGCTGTACGATCATTGGGAGAGTCAGGGTTACTTCAAACCGAATGGCGATACCAGCCAGGAAAGTTTCTGCATCATGATCCCGCCGCCGAACGTTACCGGCAGCCTGCATATGGGCCACGCGTTCCAGCAGACCATCATGGACACCATGACCCGCTACCAGCGTATGCAGGGTAAAAACACCCTGTGGCAAGCCGGTACCGACCATGCCGGTATCGCAACCCAGATGGTAGTCGAGCGCAAGATCGCCGCAGAAGAGGGTAAAACCCGCCATGATTATGGCCGCGATGCGTTCATCGAGAAAATCTGGCAATGGAAGGCTGAATCCGGTGGCACCATCACCCGCCAGATGCGCCGTCTTGGCAACTCCGTGGATTGGGAGCGTGAGCGCTTCACCATGGACGAAGGCCTGTCCAACGCCGTAAAAGAAGTGTTTGTCCGCCTGTACAAAGAAGATCTGATCTACCGTGGCAAACGCCTGGTGAACTGGGATCCGAAACTGCGCACCGCCATCTCCGATCTGGAAGTGGAAAACCGCGAGTCTAAAGGCTCAATGTGGCACCTGCGTTATCCGCTGGCCGATGGCGCCAAGACTGCAGAAGGCAAAGATTATCTGGTCGTTGCCACGACCCGTCCGGAAACCGTGCTGGGGGATACTGGCGTAGCGGTAAACCCGGAAGATCCACGCTACAAGGATCTGATCGGCAAAGAAATCATTCTGCCGCTGGTTGGCCGCCGCATTCGTATCGTCGGCGACGAGCATGCCGATATGGAAAAAGGCACCGGCTGCGTGAAGATCACCCCGGCGCACGATTTCAACGACTACGAAGTCGGCAAACGTCACGGCCTGCCGATGATCAACATCCTGACCTTCGACGGAGACATCCGCGAAGAAGCCGAGGTGTTCGATACCTTGGGCGAAGCCAGCAGCGTTTACAGCGGCGAACTGCCTGCCCAATTCCGTGGCCTGGAGCGTTTTGCCGCGCGTAAAGCCGTGGTTGCCGCCTTTGACGAGCTCGGCCTGCTGGACGAAATCAAGCCTCACGATCTGACCGTGCCTTACGGTGACCGTGGCGGCGTGGTTATCGAGCCGATGCTGACCGACCAATGGTACGTGCGCACTGCCCCGCTGGCGAAAGTGGCGGTTGAAGCGGTTGAACAAGGTGAGATCCAGTTCGTACCGAAGCAGTACGAAAACATGTACTTCAGCTGGATGCGTGATATTCAGGACTGGTGTATTTCCCGTCAGCTGTGGTGGGGCCACCGCATTCCGGCCTGGTACGACGCCGAAGGTAAAGTATACGTGGGCCGCACCGAAGAAGAAGTGCGCCGCGAAAACAATCTGGCTGCCGACGTTCAGTTGAGCCAGGACGAAGACGTGCTGGATACCTGGTTCTCTTCCGGCCTGTGGACCTTCTCCACCCTGGGCTGGCCAGAGCAGACCGAAGCGCTGAAAACCTTCCACCCAACCAGCGTGCTGGTCAGCGGCTTTGACATT
Coding sequences within it:
- a CDS encoding DNA polymerase III subunit chi — encoded protein: MKQATFYLLENDQPIGTLSAHEAVACAVAAERWRAGKRVLIACESQEQAQRLDEALWQREPHQFVPHNLAGEGPNFGAPVELCWPGKRGNAPRDLLIALLPQFADFATAFHEVVDFVPYEDTLKQLARERYKAYRSVGFHLTTATPPTH
- a CDS encoding valine--tRNA ligase, which translates into the protein MEKTNSHLDTAYDPTQIEQKLYDHWESQGYFKPNGDTSQESFCIMIPPPNVTGSLHMGHAFQQTIMDTMTRYQRMQGKNTLWQAGTDHAGIATQMVVERKIAAEEGKTRHDYGRDAFIEKIWQWKAESGGTITRQMRRLGNSVDWERERFTMDEGLSNAVKEVFVRLYKEDLIYRGKRLVNWDPKLRTAISDLEVENRESKGSMWHLRYPLADGAKTAEGKDYLVVATTRPETVLGDTGVAVNPEDPRYKDLIGKEIILPLVGRRIRIVGDEHADMEKGTGCVKITPAHDFNDYEVGKRHGLPMINILTFDGDIREEAEVFDTLGEASSVYSGELPAQFRGLERFAARKAVVAAFDELGLLDEIKPHDLTVPYGDRGGVVIEPMLTDQWYVRTAPLAKVAVEAVEQGEIQFVPKQYENMYFSWMRDIQDWCISRQLWWGHRIPAWYDAEGKVYVGRTEEEVRRENNLAADVQLSQDEDVLDTWFSSGLWTFSTLGWPEQTEALKTFHPTSVLVSGFDIIFFWIARMIMLTMHFIKDENGKPQVPFKTVYMTGLIRDDEGQKMSKSKGNVIDPLDMVDGISLEDLLEKRTGNMMQPQLAEKIRKRTEKQFPNGIEPHGTDALRFTLAALASTGRDINWDMKRLEGYRNFCNKLWNASRFVLMNTEAHDCGFNGGEMQLSLADRWILAEFNRTVKAYREALDSYRFDIAAGILYEFTWNQFCDWYLELTKPIVSNGSEAEQRGTRNTLITVLEALLRLAHPIIPFITETIWQRVKQIKGITADTIMLQPFPEFEAAREDQQALDDLEWIKQAITAVRNIRAEMNIVPSKQLEVMLRNANGDAQRRVQENQSFIEKLARLTAITLLPAGEKGPVSVTKLVDGAELLIPMAGFIDKDAEIARLAKEMGKLDAEIASIEGKLSNEGFVARAPEAVVAKERDRLAACKEGKVKLQEQQATIAAL